In a single window of the Terriglobus roseus genome:
- a CDS encoding VWA domain-containing protein: MKLGWAAAVMIVSLAATSPALDAQAAVNGSQAIPDSPRPQTIPNAVGIAPGKGAPASTSAPADDNGGITPGAALPSQAPAPDLVNEAAPDIAPELGPGGRVTTLRTNVNFIQVPFTVKDKKGQLVPALTWRDVRVFENGVRKHLSLFTSDPYPLSVAFVIDQSLPFQVMTSVNTALGALQGAFTPYDEMAIFTYNNGTNMRTDYTGAQSARIGAILERSKSTGREAYLGSPGGPLSQTININNHNFDPNTAANRNSPNATFQAPPKETHALNDAIFAAAQSLAKRPDSRRRMIYVVSDGKEMGSKATFKDNIRFLQTNKIAVYATVVGDSATPYVGFLDHYHIPFTMKENILPQYTAQTGGEAVSEYRVRGIEESFAKIAEDVRVQYTVGYYSNEPITDAKFRTVEVQVMRPGLDVIAKKGYYPTPENTMRSGGSTPAASRPPAK; this comes from the coding sequence GTGAAGCTTGGTTGGGCGGCAGCGGTAATGATCGTGAGTTTGGCAGCAACATCGCCCGCGCTTGACGCGCAGGCCGCGGTGAACGGCTCACAGGCAATCCCCGATAGTCCGCGTCCGCAGACCATTCCGAACGCCGTGGGCATCGCCCCGGGCAAAGGCGCGCCGGCGAGCACCAGCGCCCCCGCGGATGACAACGGCGGCATTACGCCAGGCGCGGCACTGCCGTCGCAGGCACCCGCCCCCGACCTGGTGAACGAAGCCGCGCCGGACATCGCTCCGGAGCTCGGACCGGGTGGCCGCGTGACCACCCTCCGCACCAACGTCAACTTCATCCAGGTCCCTTTCACCGTGAAGGACAAGAAGGGCCAGCTGGTTCCCGCACTCACATGGCGCGATGTCCGCGTCTTCGAGAACGGCGTGCGGAAGCACCTGAGCCTGTTCACCAGCGATCCCTATCCGCTCTCCGTCGCGTTCGTCATCGACCAGTCGCTTCCCTTCCAGGTGATGACCAGCGTCAACACTGCCTTGGGCGCGCTGCAGGGCGCCTTCACGCCGTATGACGAGATGGCGATCTTCACTTACAACAACGGTACCAACATGCGCACGGACTACACCGGCGCGCAGAGTGCCCGCATCGGCGCCATCCTCGAACGGTCCAAGTCCACAGGCCGCGAGGCCTACCTGGGATCACCCGGCGGCCCCCTGTCGCAGACGATCAACATCAACAATCACAACTTCGATCCGAACACTGCGGCAAACCGCAATTCGCCGAACGCCACCTTCCAGGCGCCTCCGAAGGAAACGCACGCTCTGAACGATGCGATCTTTGCCGCCGCGCAATCGCTCGCCAAGCGCCCGGACAGCCGCCGTCGCATGATCTACGTCGTCAGCGATGGCAAGGAAATGGGTTCCAAGGCGACCTTCAAGGACAACATCCGCTTCCTGCAGACGAATAAGATCGCCGTGTACGCAACGGTAGTCGGCGACTCGGCAACGCCGTATGTCGGTTTTCTCGACCACTATCACATTCCCTTCACCATGAAGGAGAACATCCTGCCGCAGTACACCGCGCAGACGGGCGGCGAAGCCGTATCGGAGTACCGCGTACGCGGTATTGAGGAAAGCTTCGCCAAGATCGCCGAAGACGTTCGCGTGCAGTACACGGTCGGCTACTACTCCAACGAGCCCATTACCGACGCGAAGTTCCGCACCGTGGAAGTGCAGGTCATGCGTCCAGGCCTGGATGTGATCGCCAAGAAGGGCTACTACCCGACACCGGAGAACACCATGCGTTCTGGCGGCAGCACACCAGCTGCATCGCGTCCTCCCGCGAAGTAA
- a CDS encoding VWA domain-containing protein translates to MRTLPLAFLGLSLFTTAVAPCTFAQEAPSPGGPPPASKAPPPAEREIEEGQTLRVRVNLVNTYFSAQDKGGYLTGLKKEDCEITENKVPQTIKNFTQEKKLPLTIGILLDTSGSQENVLPLEQESGAQFLKGMMTPKDEAFLISFDINVDLLADYTNSTSELRRAMNKARINTGAGTGSVTGNVTPKGTLLYDAVYLATHEKLHDEAGRKVIVMLTDGGDQGSQVKLKEAIESAQKANAIIYVILISDSGGFGMGGYTFGNPAGDMDRLAKETGGRVINIGHNAKKLDDAFAQISDELRTQYLVSYTPKNQTFDGTFRNIAISCGKDVKIQARKGYYAMADSNTE, encoded by the coding sequence ATGCGCACCCTCCCGCTCGCCTTCCTTGGCCTGTCTCTCTTTACCACTGCTGTTGCCCCGTGCACCTTCGCGCAGGAGGCACCCTCTCCCGGCGGCCCCCCACCGGCCAGCAAGGCGCCGCCACCGGCGGAGCGGGAGATCGAAGAGGGCCAGACGCTCCGCGTGCGCGTGAACCTCGTCAACACGTACTTCTCCGCGCAGGACAAGGGCGGCTATCTGACCGGACTGAAGAAGGAAGACTGCGAGATCACCGAAAACAAGGTTCCGCAGACCATCAAGAACTTCACCCAGGAGAAGAAGCTGCCGCTGACGATCGGCATCCTGCTGGACACCAGCGGATCGCAGGAGAACGTGCTGCCGCTGGAGCAGGAGAGCGGCGCGCAGTTCCTGAAGGGCATGATGACGCCGAAGGACGAGGCGTTTCTGATCTCCTTTGACATCAACGTAGACCTGCTCGCTGACTACACCAACAGTACGTCTGAGCTGCGCCGCGCCATGAACAAGGCGCGCATCAACACTGGTGCAGGCACTGGCTCGGTCACCGGCAACGTGACGCCGAAGGGCACGCTGCTGTACGACGCCGTCTACCTCGCAACCCATGAAAAGCTGCACGACGAGGCAGGGCGAAAGGTGATCGTCATGCTGACAGACGGCGGCGACCAGGGCAGCCAGGTGAAGCTGAAGGAAGCGATTGAGTCCGCGCAGAAGGCGAACGCAATCATCTACGTGATTCTCATCAGTGACTCGGGTGGCTTCGGCATGGGTGGGTATACCTTCGGCAATCCTGCGGGCGATATGGACCGCCTGGCGAAGGAGACCGGTGGCCGCGTCATCAATATCGGGCATAATGCGAAGAAGCTCGATGATGCATTCGCACAGATCAGCGACGAGCTTCGCACGCAGTACCTGGTCAGCTATACGCCCAAAAACCAGACCTTCGACGGGACCTTCCGGAACATCGCGATCAGCTGCGGCAAGGACGTGAAAATCCAGGCACGCAAGGGGTATTACGCCATGGCAGACTCGAACACCGAATAG
- a CDS encoding two-component system sensor histidine kinase NtrB, whose product MNSPNGSRPPVASPLPTQALLASIVESSDDAILSKNLDGIITSWNAAATRIFGYQPEEIIGSSILRLVPEELVGEEADLIARLRSGQRIEHYETTRLSKSGKRIELSLTISPICDADGRVVGASKIAREIGSRKEMERLLLQTERLVIAGRMAATIAHEINNPLESIMNLIYLARLDPSVSATVRAHLAVAEQEIERVSLISRQTLGYFRESTKAASEHLSKLVDDVLTVYRSKLVHGRIAVRRNYYPAQPIAVRRGEISQVFANLLANAIDAMPDGGEIAIEINSVTVSGRAGLRVEFMDRGTGIAEDQIAKIFEPFFTTKEQRGTGIGLWISRQLVESHGGTITVTSNTGPEDHGTCFSIFLPDSTDSQLELSDARIERDGHASPL is encoded by the coding sequence TTGAATAGTCCGAACGGATCTCGCCCGCCTGTCGCCTCGCCGCTGCCCACGCAGGCGCTCCTTGCTTCGATTGTGGAGTCGTCCGACGACGCCATCCTGTCGAAGAACCTGGACGGCATCATTACCAGCTGGAACGCGGCAGCCACACGGATCTTCGGGTACCAGCCTGAGGAGATTATTGGCTCGTCGATCCTTCGGCTCGTTCCGGAGGAACTGGTCGGGGAAGAAGCCGACCTGATCGCCCGTCTGCGCTCGGGCCAGCGGATCGAGCACTACGAGACCACCCGCCTGAGCAAGAGCGGCAAGCGCATTGAGCTTTCGCTGACCATCTCGCCCATTTGCGATGCGGACGGGCGGGTCGTCGGCGCCTCCAAGATTGCGCGTGAGATCGGTTCGCGCAAGGAGATGGAACGCCTTCTGCTGCAGACGGAAAGGCTGGTCATTGCGGGCCGCATGGCTGCGACCATTGCGCATGAGATCAACAATCCGCTGGAATCGATCATGAACTTGATCTACCTGGCGCGGCTGGATCCATCGGTAAGCGCCACGGTTCGCGCGCATCTGGCCGTGGCGGAGCAGGAGATCGAACGCGTTTCGCTGATCTCGCGCCAGACGCTGGGCTACTTTCGAGAGTCGACCAAGGCGGCCAGCGAGCACCTTTCGAAGCTTGTGGATGATGTACTCACGGTGTACCGCTCGAAGCTGGTGCACGGCCGCATCGCGGTCCGTCGCAACTACTATCCCGCACAGCCCATCGCCGTTCGCCGCGGCGAGATCTCGCAGGTGTTTGCGAACCTGCTGGCGAACGCCATCGATGCCATGCCGGACGGTGGCGAGATTGCCATCGAGATCAACTCGGTGACGGTCTCCGGCCGCGCCGGTCTGAGGGTGGAGTTCATGGACCGCGGTACCGGCATTGCTGAGGATCAGATCGCAAAGATTTTCGAGCCGTTTTTCACAACGAAAGAGCAGCGCGGAACCGGGATCGGTCTATGGATCTCGCGCCAGCTCGTGGAATCGCACGGCGGAACGATTACCGTTACCAGCAACACAGGTCCGGAAGATCACGGGACCTGTTTTAGTATTTTCCTGCCCGACAGTACTGACTCCCAGCTTGAACTTTCCGACGCTCGGATCGAAAGGGACGGCCATGCTTCACCACTATGA
- a CDS encoding response regulator, protein MLHHYEMPTDYGLTPGVVGESPMPLGDENHADPRRETHLPRVLVVDDERLIADTLTQILNMHGFDAFCAYSGAAALDLAEVFRPDYLLTDVMMPKLNGVELALAMERIFPSIRVMLISGQAGSHQAQAWQKSNGTAFAVAAKPIHPEKLIMQLRSLEARG, encoded by the coding sequence ATGCTTCACCACTATGAAATGCCAACGGATTACGGCCTCACACCGGGTGTCGTCGGAGAAAGTCCGATGCCGCTTGGGGACGAAAACCACGCAGACCCCAGGCGCGAAACACATCTGCCACGGGTGCTTGTCGTCGATGATGAACGCCTGATCGCCGACACCCTGACGCAGATCCTGAACATGCATGGCTTCGACGCGTTTTGTGCGTACAGCGGAGCCGCTGCGTTAGATCTGGCGGAGGTCTTCCGGCCGGACTACCTGCTTACGGATGTGATGATGCCGAAGCTGAACGGCGTCGAGCTGGCGCTCGCAATGGAACGCATTTTTCCATCGATCCGGGTGATGCTCATCTCCGGACAGGCCGGCTCTCACCAGGCGCAGGCATGGCAGAAGTCGAATGGAACAGCGTTTGCGGTGGCCGCCAAGCCCATTCATCCTGAGAAGCTGATCATGCAACTTCGAAGCCTGGAAGCGCGAGGCTGA
- a CDS encoding HisA/HisF-related TIM barrel protein, giving the protein MLIPSIDLMNGQIVQLVQGEKLKLAFDDFEYWITRFEKYPLVQLIDLDAAMRQGDNRKLIQQFTSRLTCQVGGGLRTADDGKAMLDLGAKRVIYGSTLFGGDNPADRKRHPIMNLDFAASLNKALGEEQLVFSVDTKGGKVAVKGWKEQVDLTPEEAVTWLENDCAAFLYTHVDTEGTMSGFPIDVAAILRACTAKQLIVAGGIKEQKEIDDLDAMGVDAVAGMAVYSGAMNA; this is encoded by the coding sequence ATGTTGATTCCATCGATTGATTTGATGAACGGCCAGATCGTTCAACTGGTGCAGGGCGAGAAGCTGAAGCTGGCCTTTGACGACTTTGAGTACTGGATCACGCGGTTTGAGAAGTACCCGCTAGTGCAGCTGATCGACCTGGACGCCGCCATGCGGCAGGGCGACAACCGCAAGCTCATCCAGCAGTTCACCAGCAGGCTCACTTGCCAGGTGGGCGGCGGCCTGCGCACGGCGGACGATGGCAAGGCCATGCTGGACCTGGGAGCGAAGCGCGTCATCTACGGCTCGACACTCTTCGGTGGCGACAACCCGGCTGATCGCAAGCGTCACCCCATCATGAATCTCGACTTCGCCGCGTCCCTGAACAAGGCGTTGGGAGAGGAGCAGCTTGTCTTCTCCGTCGATACCAAGGGCGGCAAGGTCGCCGTGAAGGGCTGGAAAGAGCAGGTCGACCTGACCCCGGAAGAAGCCGTCACCTGGCTTGAGAATGACTGCGCCGCGTTCCTCTACACGCACGTGGATACCGAAGGCACAATGAGTGGCTTCCCCATTGACGTTGCGGCGATCCTGCGTGCCTGCACGGCGAAGCAGTTGATCGTTGCGGGCGGCATTAAGGAACAGAAAGAGATCGACGACCTGGATGCGATGGGCGTGGATGCCGTCGCAGGCATGGCCGTCTACAGCGGAGCCATGAACGCCTAG